One segment of Neoarius graeffei isolate fNeoGra1 chromosome 20, fNeoGra1.pri, whole genome shotgun sequence DNA contains the following:
- the LOC132869275 gene encoding protein SCO1 homolog, mitochondrial: MITLGLQGLRCLMSSPFILSRFYSSRSSWYRTYAHLLNRGTCTPLNEVLTSRSPVFLSVKRTLSSVPPTPSSGGNKSTEKKTGPVTWKSLAVTFALGGTLLLGMKYFKKEKEEKLERERTKSLGKPSLGGPFSLIDHNSKPTKSEDYFGQWVLIYFGFTHCPDICPDELEKMIAVVDEIDRIKTLPDLTPILITIDPERDTPEALAPYVKEFSPKLIGMTGTTAQIEQVSRAYRVYYSQGPKDEDNDYIVDHTIIMYLVGPDGKFVDYYGQNKKSAEISSSIASHMRKHRQAK; this comes from the exons ATGATCACACTGGGTTTACAGGGACTCAGGTGTCTGATGTCCAGCCCGTTTATTCTCAGTAGGTTTTATTCCAGCAGAAGCTCCTGGTACAGAACATATGCACACCTGTTGAACAGGGGAACTTGCACTCCA CTGAATGAAGTCCTCACATCCAGAAGTCCTGTATTTCTCAGTGTGAAGAGGACACTGTCTTCTGTCCCTCCGACACCTTCATCTGGAGGCAACAAATCGACAGAAAAGAAGACCGGT ccagtcACATGGAAATCTCTCGCGGTCACATTTGCCTTGGGTGGGACTCTTCTTCTGGGCATGAAATActttaaaaaagagaaagaagaaa agttggagagagagagaacaaagtcTTTAGGGAAACCAAGCCTTGGAGGCCCTTTCTCTCTGATCGATCACAATAGTAAACCTACAAAAAGTGAAGATTATTTCGGCCAGTGGGTGCTGATCTATTTCGGATTCACACACTGTCCAGATATCTGTCCTGATGAACTTGAGAAAATGATTGCAGTCGTGGATGAAATTG ACAGGATAAAGACACTCCCGGATTTGACACCAATTTTGATCACAATCGATCCAGAAAGAGATACACCCGAAGCCTTGGCACCATATGTCAAAG AGTTTTCCCCGAAGCTGATAGGCATGACAGGAACAACGGCACAAATCGAGCAGGTCTCCAGAGCTTACAGAGTGTACTACAGTCAGGGTCCAAAAGATGAAGACAACGACTACATT GTCGATCATACCATCATTATGTACCTGGTGGGTCCTGATGGAAAGTTTGTGGACTATTACGGCCAGAACAAGAAATCAGCCGAGATCTCCTCTTCCATTGCGTCACACATGAGGAAGCACAGACAGGCCAAGTAG